The following coding sequences are from one Triticum dicoccoides isolate Atlit2015 ecotype Zavitan chromosome 4A, WEW_v2.0, whole genome shotgun sequence window:
- the LOC119287348 gene encoding U5 small nuclear ribonucleoprotein 40 kDa protein-like — MGGDAPPMKRPKLEKDDGWSRHPSPANGSAPRPPASASRAPPPDGEDDDGELPEEAVLALIAHHEREVERYKLKLEAAEKKLAETRSRLFRHRGRAPDWNHPPPPPPPVQKAAVPDRRTPPPSQREPPKPSVQSQKPPAPQARPQLVIPGAGHSRPAPRPTLPVPKKSPSSSSPSLVQAPQRKAEKKPKREIVQREHQNLVQSVKKSSAPTTLKFYGGTLVSSQHKRKLRCLELCPADDQLVVTSALDGMVTLWQVQSSGPSISLLSTTNCFSSKQRWPEDVAWHPDGDTIFAVYTADGGDTQVSMMNLNTSGQKKVTFLQAKPHTKGIINNINFMPWSDTCFMTGGSDHAVMLWQEKDDSWNHKKVHRDLHSSAVMGVAGLQQRKTIISVGMDKRIISYDVSAERAEYKNLIDSKCLSVLLNPTDFNLYMVQTGSPGRQLRLFDIRLRQTEVHAIGWKQTSSESQSALINQSWSPDGWYLSSGSADPVIHIFDIRYQGQKPCQSVQAHQKRVFKAVWHQTFPVLTSISSDLNVAIHKY; from the exons atgGGAGGCGACGCGCCGCCGATGAAGAGGCCCAAACTGGAGAAGGACGACGGCTGGTCCCGCCACCCCTCCCCCGCCAACGGCTCCGCGCCCAGACCCCCCGCCAGCGCCAGCCGGGCGCCGCCGCCGGACGGGGaggacgacgacggcgagctcccggAGGAGGccgtgctcgcgctcatcgcccacCACGAGCGCGAGGTCGAGCGCTACAAGCTCAAG CTGGAAGCCGCTGAGAAGAAGCTGGCCGAGACGCGGTCGAGGCTCTTCCGGCACCGAGGCCGCGCCCCCGATTGGAAccacccgcctccgccgccgccgcccgtccagaAGGCCGCCGTGCCGGATCGCAGGACGCCGCCTCCGAGCCAGAGGGAGCCCCCCAAGCCGTCGGTGCAGAGCCAGAAGCCCCCCGCACCGCAGGCGAGGCCGCAGCTCGTCATCCCGGGGGCAGGCCACAGCCGTCCAGCCCCGCGGCCCACTTTGCCCGTACCGAAGAAGTCCCCATCGTCATCGTCGCCGTCTTTGGTGCAGGCGCCGCAGAGGAAGGCCGAGAAGAAGCCCAAGCGAGAGATCG TGCAGAGAGAACATCAGAACTTGGTTCAGAGCGTCAAGAAGTCATCTGCGCCGACGACGCTTAAGTTCTACGGCGGAACTCTGGTTTCCAGCCAGCACAAGAGGAAGCTTAGGTGTCTTGAGCTGTGCCCTGCTGATGACCAGCTTGTCGTTACAAG TGCATTGGATGGAATGGTGACTCTGTGGCAAGTACAGTCAAGTGG GCCATCCATCTCTTTGCTTAGCACTACAAATTGCTTTTCTTCAAAGCAAAGGTGGCCTGAGGATGTAGCTTGGCATCCAGATGGTGACACAATTTTTGCCGTATATACTGCTGATGGTGGTGACACCCAGGTTTCAATGATGAATCTTAACACATCAGGACAA AAGAAAGTTACTTTCCTGCAAGCGAAGCCTCATACCAAGGGAATCATAAACAACATAAATTTCATGCCCTGGTCTGATACATGCTTTATGACTGGTGGAAGTGACCATGCTGTCATGCTCTGGCAAGAGAAAGACGATTCATGGAACCACAAGAAAGTGCAcagggatctgcattcttctgctgTCATGGGTGTTGCCGGATTGCAACAGAGAAAAACAATAATATCAGTCGGAATGGACAAGAGGATAATATCATATGATGTCTCAGCTGAAAGGGCAGAGTACAAGAACCTGATTGATAGCAAATGCTTGAGCGTGTTACTAAATCCAACTGATTTCAACCTATACATGGTACAAACAGG GTCGCCAGGCAGGCAGCTCCGCTTGTTTGACATCAGGCTGAGGCAGACCGAGGTTCACGCGATCGGTTGGAAGCAAACGAGCAGCGAGTCCCAGTCAGCCCTGATAAACCAGTCGTGGTCTCCGGACGGCTGGTACTTATCATCTGGGTCAGCAGACCCTGTGATCCATATCTTCGACATAAGGTACCAAGGCCAGAAGCCCTGCCAGTCGGTGCAGGCTCATCAGAAGCGGGTCTTCAAGGCCGTTTGGCACCAGACCTTCCCAGTTTTGACCTCCATCTCATCGGACCTCAACGTCGCGATACACAAATACTGA